From Juglans regia cultivar Chandler chromosome 6, Walnut 2.0, whole genome shotgun sequence, the proteins below share one genomic window:
- the LOC108998355 gene encoding ABC transporter G family member 11, with protein MSNPAANHVVMEIEANKPAGNGIVVAGLSPLSETLWRDKANTEFVGDVSARLTWKDLTVMVTLSNGETQKVLEGLTGYAEPGTFTALMGPSGSGKSTLLDALSSRLAANAFLSGTILLNGRKTKLSFGTAAYVTQDENLIGTLTVRETISYSARLRLPDKMPRSEKRALVESTIIEMGLQDCADTVIGNWHLRGISGGEKRRVSIALEILMRPRLLFLDEPTSGLDSASAFFVTQTLRGLSRDGRTVIASIHQPSSEVFELFDRLYLLSGGKTVYFGQASEAYEFFAQAGFPCPALRNPSDHFLRCVNSDFDKVKSTLKGSMKLRFEASDDPLEKITTAEAIRTLVDYYRTSQHCYAAREKVEEISKVRGTVLDSGGSQASFLMQAFTLTKRSFVNMSRDFGYYWLRLVIYIIVTICIGTIYLNIGTSYTSILARGSCASFVFGFVTFMSIGGFPSFVEDMKVFQRERLNGHYGVTAFVIGNTVSAMPFLILITFLSGTVCYFMVRLHPGFEHYIFFVLCLLASVTVVESLMMAIASIVPNFLMGIIIGAGIQGIFMLVSGYFRLPNDIPKPVWRYPMSYISFHFWALQGQYQNDLKGLLFDNQTPGPFKIPGEYILENVFQINVHRSKWVDLSVLFSMVVVYRIIFFIMIKVSEDVTPWVRGYMARRRMQLKNGNQQTTIAPDGLTQSPSLRNYVKTRTRGTSKR; from the exons ATGAGTAACCCTGCAGCAAATCATGTGGTTATGGAGATAGAGGCAAACAAACCTGCAGGGAATGGAATTGTAGTGGCGGGTTTGAGCCCTCTGAGTGAGACTCTATGGAGGGACAAGGCTAACACGGAGTTCGTGGGGGATGTCTCGGCGAGGCTCACTTGGAAGGATCTGACTGTCATGGTCACTCTCAGCAATGGAGAGACCCAGAAAGTTTTGGAAGGACTCACTGGTTATGCCGAACCTGGAACCTTTACAGCCCTAATGGGTCCCTCTGGTTCAGGCAAATCTACCCTCCTTGATGCTCTTTCTAGTCGTCTTGCGGCTAACGCATTCCTTTCTGGTACCATCCTCCTCAATGGTCGCAAAACAAAGCTCTCTTTTGGGACTGCA GCCTATGTCACCCAAGATGAGAACCTGATCGGCACTCTAACAGTGCGGGAGACGATTTCATATTCAGCTCGACTCCGTCTGCCCGACAAGATGCCAAGGTCAGAGAAGCGTGCACTGGTTGAGAGTACCATTATAGAGATGGGTCTCCAAGATTGCGCTGACACTGTCATTGGAAACTGGCATTTGCGTGGAATCAGTGgaggagagaagagaagagtTAGCATTGCTCTTGAGATCTTGATGAGACCCAGGTTGCTCTTCCTGGATGAGCCAACCAGCGGACTTGATAG TGCCTCTGCTTTCTTTGTAACACAAACATTACGGGGCCTGTCAAGAGATGGTAGGACTGTGATAGCGTCAATTCATCAGCCAAGCAGTGAAGTATTTGAACTCTTTGATCGATTATACTTGCTTTCTGGTGGCAAGACTGTTTATTTTGGCCAAGCTTCCGAAGCATACGAG TTCTTTGCTCAAGCTGGGTTTCCCTGTCCCGCGTTGAGGAACCCATCAGATCATTTTCTTAGATGCGTCAATTCTGACTTCGATAAAGTTAAGTCCACTCTAAAAGGATCCATGAAACTGCGG TTTGAGGCAAGTGATGATCCACTTGAGAAGATTACCACAGCTGAAGCTATTCGAACCCTTGTTGACTACTATCGCACTTCTCAGCACTGCTATGCAGCAAGAGAAAAAGTGGAGGAGATATCCAAAGTG AGAGGAACTGTGCTAGATTCAGGAGGTAGTCAGGCTAGTTTCTTGATGCAAGCCTTTACCTTGACCAAGCGTTCATTTGTTAACATGTCAAGGGACTTCGGGTATTACTGGCTTAGGCTTGTAATTTACATTATAGTCACTATCTGCATTGGGACCATCTATTTGAATATCGGGACGAGTTACACTTCAATTCTG GCAAGGGGATCATGCGCATCTTTCGTGTTTGGTTTTGTAACATTCATGTCAATTGGcggttttccttcttttgtcGAAGATATGAAG GTTTTCCAGAGAGAAAGGCTGAATGGCCACTATGGTGTAACCGCATTTGTCATCGGTAACACAGTGTCTGCAATGCCCTTCCTGATATTAATAACCTTCCTCTCTGGAACTGTTTGTTACTTTATGGTCCGCCTGCACCCGGGATTTGAGCACTATATATTCTTTGTACTATGCCTTTTAGCAAGTGTCACTGTGGTGGAGAGCTTGATGATGGCCATAGCCAGTATTGTCCCTAACTTCCTCATGGGTATCATCATTGGGGCTGGAATTCAG GGCATATTCATGCTAGTCTCTGGGTACTTTAGGCTCCCAAATGACATTCCAAAGCCTGTGTGGCGCTACCCCATGTCATACATCAGCTTCCATTTCTGGGCTCTACAG GGGCAATACCAGAATGATCTCAAGGGCTTGTTGTTTGACAACCAAACACCGGGTCCTTTCAAGATACCGGGCGAGTACATCTTGGAAAACGTGTTCCAGATTAACGTTCACCGATCAAAGTGGGTGGATCTTAGTGTCCTCTTCAGCATGGTAGTTGTCTAccgcatcatcttcttcatcatgatcaaagttagtgaggatgtaacaccctggGTCAGAGGTTACATGGCTAGAAGAAGAATGCAACTGAAGAATGGTAATCAACAGACAACAATTGCTCCTGATGGTCTTACCCAATCTCCTTCTCTGAGAAATTATGTGAAGACTCGTACAAGAGGTACCAGTAAAAGGTAG
- the LOC108998313 gene encoding uncharacterized mitochondrial protein AtMg00860-like, whose amino-acid sequence MSKCKFGAAEVEYLGHLISGLGVKADPGKVAAMLEWPSPSSLKSLRGFLGLTGYYRKFIRGYGSIATPLTDLLIKNAFEWSLSVETTFQELKKAITQPPILRLPNFSKPITVECYASGRGL is encoded by the coding sequence ATGTCGAAATGTAAGTTTGGAGCTGCTGAGGTGGAGTATTTGGGCCATTTAATTTCAGGGTTAGGAGTTAAGGCTGATCCAGGTAAGGTTGCAGCTATGTTGGAGTGGCCAAGCCCTAGTTCTTTGAAGTCTTTGAGAGGGTTTCTTGGGCTCACTGGCTACTACAGGAAGTTTATCAGAGGGTATGGATCCATTGCAACACCCTTGACAGATTTGCTTATAAAGAATGCTTTTGAGTGGTCTCTATCAGTAGAAACAACAtttcaagaattgaagaaaGCAATAACACAACCACCAATATTGAGATTGCCTAATTTTTCTAAGCCAATTACAGTGGAGTGTTATGCAAGTGGCAGAGGGTTGTGA